From Myotis daubentonii chromosome 15, mMyoDau2.1, whole genome shotgun sequence, one genomic window encodes:
- the BBC3 gene encoding bcl-2-binding component 3 isoform X2, with translation MCLGGCRALGPSAPGSTMARARQEGSSPEPVEGLARDGPRPFPLSRLVPSAVSCGLCEPGLPPAPATPALLPAAYLCAPTALPAVTAALGAPRWPGGPRSRPRGPHPNEARGAAATRPLALEGPVQSPPGTAALAQGPRSPGDGAQLGACTCLVDVGDLGGRPLPQPDALASTGDIFCTM, from the exons ATGTGTTTGGGAGGCTGCCGAGCCCTGGGTCCCTCG gccccagggagcACCATGGCCCGAGCACGCCAGGAGGGCAGCTCCCCGGAGCCCGTAGAGGGCCTGGCCCGCGACGGCCCTCGTCCCTTCCCACTCAGCCGCCTGGTGCCCTCAGCTGTGTCCTGCGGCCTCTGTGAGCCCGGCTTGCCGCCTgcccctgccacccctgccctgctgccagcTGCCTACCTCTgcgcccccactgccctgcccgcTGTCACTGCCGCCCTAggggccccccgctggcctggggGTCCCCGTAGCCGCCCCCGAGGCCCGCACCCCAACG agGCAAGAGGAGCAGCAGCGACACGGCCCCTCGCCTTGGAGGGTCCTGTACAATCTCCTCCTGGGACTGCTGCCCTTGCCCAGGGGCCGCGGAGCCCCGGAGATGGAGCCCAATTAGGTGCCTGCACCTGCCTGGTGGACGTCGGGGACTTGGGgggcaggcccctcccacagcctgaCGCCCTGGCCAGCACAGGGGACATTTTCTGCACCATGTAG
- the BBC3 gene encoding bcl-2-binding component 3 isoform X3, whose amino-acid sequence MARARQEGSSPEPVEGLARDGPRPFPLSRLVPSAVSCGLCEPGLPPAPATPALLPAAYLCAPTALPAVTAALGAPRWPGGPRSRPRGPHPNGPQPSLSPAEQHHLESPVPSAPGALAGGPTQAAPGIRGEEEQWAREIGAQLRRMADDLDALYERRRQEEQQRHGPSPWRVLYNLLLGLLPLPRGRGAPEMEPN is encoded by the exons ATGGCCCGAGCACGCCAGGAGGGCAGCTCCCCGGAGCCCGTAGAGGGCCTGGCCCGCGACGGCCCTCGTCCCTTCCCACTCAGCCGCCTGGTGCCCTCAGCTGTGTCCTGCGGCCTCTGTGAGCCCGGCTTGCCGCCTgcccctgccacccctgccctgctgccagcTGCCTACCTCTgcgcccccactgccctgcccgcTGTCACTGCCGCCCTAggggccccccgctggcctggggGTCCCCGTAGCCGCCCCCGAGGCCCGCACCCCAACG GTCCTCAGCCCTCGCTCTCGCCCGCGGAGCAGCACCACCTGGAATCGCCGGTGCCCAGCGCCCCGGGGGCCCTGGCGGGCGGCCCCACCCAGGCGGCCCCGGGCATCCGGGGGGAGGAGGAGCAATGGGCCCGAGAGATCGGGGCCCAGCTGCGGCGAATGGCGGACGACCTCGACGCGCTGTACGAGCGGCGG agGCAAGAGGAGCAGCAGCGACACGGCCCCTCGCCTTGGAGGGTCCTGTACAATCTCCTCCTGGGACTGCTGCCCTTGCCCAGGGGCCGCGGAGCCCCGGAGATGGAGCCCAATTAG
- the BBC3 gene encoding bcl-2-binding component 3 isoform X1 yields the protein MCLGGCRALGPSAPGSTMARARQEGSSPEPVEGLARDGPRPFPLSRLVPSAVSCGLCEPGLPPAPATPALLPAAYLCAPTALPAVTAALGAPRWPGGPRSRPRGPHPNGPQPSLSPAEQHHLESPVPSAPGALAGGPTQAAPGIRGEEEQWAREIGAQLRRMADDLDALYERRRQEEQQRHGPSPWRVLYNLLLGLLPLPRGRGAPEMEPN from the exons ATGTGTTTGGGAGGCTGCCGAGCCCTGGGTCCCTCG gccccagggagcACCATGGCCCGAGCACGCCAGGAGGGCAGCTCCCCGGAGCCCGTAGAGGGCCTGGCCCGCGACGGCCCTCGTCCCTTCCCACTCAGCCGCCTGGTGCCCTCAGCTGTGTCCTGCGGCCTCTGTGAGCCCGGCTTGCCGCCTgcccctgccacccctgccctgctgccagcTGCCTACCTCTgcgcccccactgccctgcccgcTGTCACTGCCGCCCTAggggccccccgctggcctggggGTCCCCGTAGCCGCCCCCGAGGCCCGCACCCCAACG GTCCTCAGCCCTCGCTCTCGCCCGCGGAGCAGCACCACCTGGAATCGCCGGTGCCCAGCGCCCCGGGGGCCCTGGCGGGCGGCCCCACCCAGGCGGCCCCGGGCATCCGGGGGGAGGAGGAGCAATGGGCCCGAGAGATCGGGGCCCAGCTGCGGCGAATGGCGGACGACCTCGACGCGCTGTACGAGCGGCGG agGCAAGAGGAGCAGCAGCGACACGGCCCCTCGCCTTGGAGGGTCCTGTACAATCTCCTCCTGGGACTGCTGCCCTTGCCCAGGGGCCGCGGAGCCCCGGAGATGGAGCCCAATTAG